One genomic segment of Salipiger profundus includes these proteins:
- a CDS encoding branched-chain amino acid ABC transporter permease: protein MFADLFGIPPQALLGQLLLGLINGAFYALLSLGLALIFGLLHLINFAHGAIYMLGALGAWVAVSGLGLSFWAALIIVPLAVGLIGIVLERVLISRLAGLDPLYGLLLTFGLALLIEGLTRVQFGASGLPFNSPIKGGINLGFMYLPWYRGFVVLASVVVCLATWFAIERTKLGALLRAATENPDLLRTFGVRVPVLVTLTFGAGVALAALAGVLAAPIYLINPYMGTQLIIVVFAVVVIGGMGSIGGAILTGFGLGVLEGLTKAFWPPASSTVIFFVMAVVLMVKPAGLFGTTK from the coding sequence ATGTTTGCCGATCTTTTTGGAATACCGCCGCAGGCACTTTTGGGTCAGCTTCTGCTGGGTCTGATCAACGGTGCCTTCTATGCGCTGCTCAGCCTGGGCCTGGCGCTGATCTTCGGGTTGCTGCACCTCATCAACTTCGCCCATGGAGCGATCTACATGCTCGGCGCCCTCGGCGCATGGGTCGCCGTCAGTGGCCTAGGCCTCTCGTTTTGGGCCGCATTGATCATCGTTCCCCTGGCCGTGGGTCTGATCGGTATAGTCCTGGAACGTGTGCTCATCAGCCGCCTCGCGGGTCTTGATCCCCTCTACGGTCTTCTCCTGACTTTCGGTCTGGCGCTGTTGATCGAGGGACTGACGAGGGTTCAGTTTGGTGCCTCGGGTCTTCCCTTCAACTCTCCCATCAAGGGGGGGATCAACCTGGGCTTCATGTATTTGCCCTGGTATCGCGGCTTCGTCGTCCTCGCCTCGGTTGTCGTATGCCTTGCCACCTGGTTCGCGATCGAGCGTACGAAGCTCGGCGCGCTACTCCGCGCCGCGACCGAAAACCCCGATCTCTTGCGAACCTTCGGTGTCCGGGTGCCAGTGCTGGTGACCCTGACCTTCGGCGCGGGGGTGGCCCTGGCCGCGCTGGCGGGGGTTCTGGCGGCTCCGATCTACCTGATCAACCCCTATATGGGCACGCAACTGATCATCGTCGTCTTCGCGGTGGTGGTGATCGGCGGCATGGGCTCGATCGGCGGCGCGATTCTCACGGGCTTCGGCCTGGGGGTGCTGGAAGGCCTCACCAAGGCCTTCTGGCCACCTGCCTCCTCGACCGTGATCTTCTTCGTCATGGCGGTCGTGTTGATGGTCAAGCCCGCCGGCTTGTTCGGGACAACGAAATGA
- a CDS encoding branched-chain amino acid ABC transporter permease — protein MSNHPKLLIGAAILVVMALLPLAVYPVLLMKVMCFAIFACAFNLLLGFTGLLSFGHAMFFGGGAYVAGYLMKAHAVPPELAWLAALVAGAVAGGAVGWLAIRRTGIYFSMVTLALAQMAYFYFVTSPLTGGEDGIQSIPRQPVLGFINGADDHILYYVIMAMFVCLWLLIWRIVHSPFGQSLKAIRDNEARAISLGYRASRYKLLAFVISAAIAALAGGMKSYIFQLASLTDVGWHMSGEVVLMALIGGIGTLTGPVVGAAFLILLSDALASYGEWVVVIQGAIFVAVVLLFRKGLVGTLSELPGLITRLRRPKAKSAEKLNKDKIITE, from the coding sequence ATGTCCAACCATCCGAAACTGCTGATCGGTGCGGCGATCCTTGTGGTCATGGCCCTGTTGCCACTGGCTGTTTATCCGGTGCTGCTGATGAAAGTGATGTGCTTCGCCATCTTCGCCTGCGCCTTCAATCTTCTTCTAGGCTTCACGGGCTTGCTGTCCTTTGGCCATGCCATGTTCTTTGGCGGCGGTGCCTATGTCGCGGGCTATCTGATGAAGGCCCATGCCGTGCCGCCGGAACTCGCCTGGCTTGCAGCCCTTGTGGCCGGGGCCGTGGCGGGGGGGGCGGTCGGCTGGCTGGCGATCAGGCGCACGGGGATCTACTTCTCGATGGTCACGCTGGCCCTTGCGCAGATGGCTTATTTCTATTTCGTCACTTCGCCCCTGACAGGTGGCGAGGACGGGATCCAGAGCATCCCGCGCCAGCCCGTCCTTGGGTTTATCAATGGCGCTGATGACCACATCCTCTATTACGTCATCATGGCGATGTTCGTCTGTCTCTGGCTGCTGATCTGGCGCATCGTCCACTCGCCCTTCGGCCAGTCCCTGAAAGCCATTCGTGACAACGAGGCGCGGGCGATCTCGCTCGGCTACCGGGCCAGCCGCTACAAGCTACTTGCCTTCGTGATCTCGGCCGCTATAGCGGCGCTCGCGGGGGGCATGAAATCCTATATCTTCCAGCTGGCCTCGCTCACCGACGTCGGCTGGCACATGTCGGGCGAGGTGGTGCTGATGGCGCTGATCGGCGGCATCGGAACGCTCACCGGCCCGGTGGTGGGGGCGGCCTTCCTGATCCTGCTCAGCGACGCGCTGGCCTCTTACGGCGAGTGGGTCGTCGTGATCCAGGGCGCGATCTTCGTCGCGGTGGTGCTGCTGTTCCGCAAGGGCCTGGTCGGCACCTTATCCGAACTGCCCGGCCTGATAACTCGCCTGCGCCGCCCGAAGGCGAAGTCCGCAGAAAAACTCAACAAAGACAAGATCATCACGGAGTGA
- a CDS encoding Zn-ribbon domain-containing OB-fold protein, protein MTLLASRSRRDGQAVFPRLPATSPAAALYDDVELTGPAKLYSYTVIHPNPKSGQKPFVLALVDFAQGARVFGRLDMAPDQVRIGMAVGAVPAEGPEGQTYRFAPLKGN, encoded by the coding sequence TTGACCCTGCTCGCCTCTCGCAGCCGTAGGGACGGCCAGGCTGTCTTCCCGCGTCTTCCCGCCACCTCCCCCGCGGCGGCGCTGTATGATGATGTCGAGTTGACCGGACCGGCAAAGCTTTACAGCTACACCGTCATTCACCCCAATCCCAAGTCCGGGCAGAAACCCTTTGTCCTTGCTCTGGTGGATTTCGCCCAGGGCGCGCGCGTCTTCGGAAGGCTCGACATGGCCCCTGATCAGGTGCGTATCGGCATGGCCGTGGGGGCCGTGCCTGCCGAGGGGCCTGAGGGCCAGACTTATCGTTTCGCTCCGCTGAAAGGGAACTAA